In the Bacillus shivajii genome, one interval contains:
- a CDS encoding GbsR/MarR family transcriptional regulator — protein sequence MTSERKYYSDYEKLESARNRFITEIANNVHLYDITSSAGRLYGTVFFSESPMTLDDMSKALAMSKTSMSTGIRALTEANMVERVWEKGNRKDLYKAEEDWYKSFSNVFITRWRNATESNMKAIEDTKVLLMELKETTTYEKIEEKVVLDLEKLSGAEAYYEWLNEVIAMFETGEIFDIVPKKTPKS from the coding sequence ATGACGAGCGAACGAAAATATTACAGTGACTATGAGAAATTAGAGAGTGCACGCAATCGTTTTATTACTGAAATTGCTAATAATGTTCATTTGTATGATATAACGTCTTCGGCAGGACGATTATATGGGACGGTGTTTTTTTCAGAGTCACCAATGACATTAGATGATATGAGTAAAGCGTTAGCAATGAGTAAAACGAGTATGAGCACAGGAATTCGTGCGCTAACTGAGGCGAATATGGTAGAAAGAGTTTGGGAGAAAGGGAACAGGAAAGACTTATACAAAGCTGAAGAAGATTGGTATAAGTCATTTTCAAACGTCTTTATTACGAGATGGCGAAATGCAACAGAGAGTAATATGAAGGCGATCGAAGATACAAAAGTGCTATTAATGGAGTTAAAAGAAACTACTACATATGAAAAGATTGAGGAAAAAGTAGTTCTGGATTTAGAAAAATTGAGTGGTGCCGAAGCTTATTACGAATGGCTGAATGAAGTTATTGCAATGTTTGAAACGGGAGAAATCTTCGATATAGTTCCGAAAAAAACACCCAAATCATAA
- a CDS encoding sigma-54 interaction domain-containing protein, whose translation MQKINSLPYLDPIYHQLLDAIDVGIHVINQEGHSVIYNQKMSEIEDMAKEDVIHKQIMDIFLFKDENESRLLQALNKGSVRRNAKQTYFNFKGQEITTINHTFPLYYGNEIIGAVEIAKDITKIERLTRETARDKQEAKYTFDKIIGESELIKEVIGSAKKATRTTSSVLLTGETGTGKELFAQSIHNGSDRSAKPFISQNCAALPESLIEGILFGTVRGAFTGATEHPGLFEQAHGGTLMLDEINSLSAPLQAKLLRAIQEKTIRRIGDTKDRSIDVRIIATINDDPLKSIEKNELRKDLYYRLSVVSILIPPLRDRKEDLPILIDHFIEKYNHRFQLQVPDVSDQVMNLFTQYDWPGNVRELEHMIEGAMNLIHYDEEIDYSHLPMHVRTKFPIEETPSQHHVPNKLLTDQPITPLNTYMEEVEQTYIQHVLDIHDGNVTKAAKDLNLSRQSLQYRLKKFKGKAEKNNYKG comes from the coding sequence ATGCAAAAAATAAATTCACTTCCCTACCTTGATCCGATTTATCACCAGCTATTAGATGCTATTGATGTAGGGATTCACGTCATCAACCAAGAAGGACACTCTGTTATTTACAATCAAAAAATGTCGGAAATTGAAGATATGGCAAAAGAGGACGTCATACATAAACAAATTATGGATATCTTCTTATTTAAAGATGAAAATGAAAGTAGATTACTACAGGCTTTAAACAAAGGCTCCGTAAGAAGAAACGCAAAACAAACCTATTTTAATTTTAAAGGACAAGAAATTACAACAATAAATCATACCTTTCCTCTTTATTATGGAAACGAAATCATTGGTGCAGTAGAAATCGCCAAAGATATTACAAAAATCGAGAGACTTACAAGAGAAACAGCTCGCGATAAGCAAGAAGCGAAATATACATTTGATAAAATAATTGGGGAAAGTGAACTCATTAAAGAGGTTATCGGAAGCGCTAAAAAGGCAACTCGAACAACTTCATCTGTACTTCTTACGGGTGAGACAGGGACAGGAAAAGAACTATTTGCACAAAGCATTCATAATGGAAGTGACCGTTCTGCAAAGCCATTTATTAGTCAAAACTGCGCCGCCTTACCTGAGTCACTCATTGAAGGTATTTTATTTGGAACCGTTAGAGGGGCATTTACAGGAGCAACAGAACATCCAGGGTTATTTGAACAAGCACATGGCGGAACATTAATGCTTGATGAAATAAACTCATTAAGCGCACCTTTACAAGCGAAACTCCTTCGTGCAATACAGGAAAAAACAATTAGACGAATTGGAGATACGAAAGATCGTTCTATCGATGTAAGAATCATCGCGACGATCAACGACGATCCTCTGAAATCTATCGAAAAAAATGAACTTAGGAAAGACTTATACTATAGACTCAGCGTCGTTTCAATCCTTATCCCTCCACTTCGTGACCGAAAAGAAGATTTACCCATATTAATTGATCATTTTATCGAAAAATATAATCACCGTTTTCAGTTACAAGTTCCCGATGTTTCAGATCAGGTCATGAATCTGTTTACCCAATATGATTGGCCAGGTAACGTAAGAGAACTTGAGCATATGATTGAAGGGGCTATGAATTTAATTCATTATGATGAAGAAATTGATTACAGCCACCTACCTATGCACGTGAGGACAAAATTCCCTATTGAAGAAACACCCTCTCAACACCATGTACCAAATAAACTTTTGACAGATCAGCCTATCACCCCATTAAATACGTATATGGAGGAAGTTGAACAAACCTATATTCAACATGTCCTAGACATTCATGATGGTAATGTTACTAAAGCTGCTAAAGATTTAAACCTTAGCCGCCAAAGCCTTCAATACAGATTGAAAAAATTCAAAGGAAAAGCGGAAAAAAATAATTACAAAGGTTAA
- the sigX gene encoding RNA polymerase sigma factor SigX — protein sequence MREEFERLYETYHHKLFNYIFYMVRSREVAEELVQEVYIKVLNSYENYEGRSSEKTWLYSVAKHVGIDWIRKQSRQKRKWEGQEFEWSEREFEVYDLAPLPEEILVQKDEMQQVYKSLAKCTEDQQQVILLRYIESLSITETAEVLSWTESKVKTTQHRALKALKKYAEDSDIEHEKEVSQ from the coding sequence GTGAGAGAGGAATTTGAGCGGTTATATGAAACTTACCATCACAAACTATTTAACTATATCTTTTATATGGTAAGAAGCCGCGAAGTTGCAGAAGAATTAGTGCAAGAAGTATATATTAAAGTGCTGAATTCCTATGAAAATTATGAAGGGAGAAGCAGTGAAAAGACTTGGCTATATTCTGTAGCAAAGCATGTTGGGATAGATTGGATAAGAAAACAGAGTCGCCAAAAGCGGAAGTGGGAAGGGCAAGAATTCGAATGGAGTGAACGAGAATTTGAAGTTTATGACTTAGCTCCGTTACCTGAAGAAATTCTTGTTCAAAAAGATGAAATGCAACAAGTATATAAAAGCCTCGCTAAGTGTACAGAGGACCAACAACAAGTCATTTTATTGCGTTATATTGAATCATTAAGTATAACGGAAACGGCTGAAGTCCTTAGCTGGACGGAAAGTAAAGTGAAAACAACACAACACCGTGCGCTTAAAGCATTAAAGAAATACGCAGAAGACAGTGATATAGAACATGAAAAGGAGGTAAGCCAATGA
- a CDS encoding ISL3 family transposase codes for MKSTKVGRITAGFFFILLGVLWIVSNVIGGEMGAIISYMWPILLIALGIEFIYKLKHKEEDRPLSFDGGLIAFLFVVMLMISGFSTLQKLGFTDVFSFVGGGYNTSITIEETFASTSDLEEILFQIPNANITVEGVEGDVITLTGDVKSNHNHVDDLKVAYEEALSIEHSEEKFYYTISQTSVSSWFSSSNNVFIDFKIFVPKSANLNIDVTNGKVSVESIQRDVQVHTTNGEVNVKEVEGNIEVQSTNAKLIIADIGGQLHAVTTNGKIEVDEVFGDVFVGSILNVVVTLIGSMFLFDLKKDKKIAPNSLFLLTLSYHTKRNKERIKVQLDFITKLLGIKDKHVFVFDSGEEEQCFWFELHSEVRKQKCPKCKEKTKRIHGYRMQSIQGAQIAEKKVYLQLRKRRYRCMNCGHAFFEKLSFLDKYQRHTSMLAQEALSLCSEMSFTHAARISGMSTNRYLRLFDKRKITVNKVLPRAIAIDEFKGDAGKEKYQTVIVDVENRHIIDILPDRKVKTIENYFKECDTGKVEIVVIDLSKAFKEAVRRQLGSPLIIADRFHFMRHGYWAFDEVRRELQNELQKDPRIKLKRCKELLWKSPEKLDEKGKAKVEKLLQAHPQLRQAYEVKNALDQWFKQSTPENAKVGLEAWYTFVEESGIPSFQRVVKMFKRWQTEILQSFMYPYNNGYIEGVNNTTKVTKRMSYGIKSFERLRMKILWRQMVRSHAVYRMGRENWEFLHHNN; via the coding sequence GTGAAAAGTACAAAAGTTGGGCGAATCACTGCTGGTTTTTTCTTCATTTTATTAGGTGTTCTTTGGATTGTATCGAATGTAATAGGTGGGGAAATGGGTGCAATTATTTCATATATGTGGCCGATCTTGCTTATTGCTTTAGGGATTGAGTTTATTTATAAGTTAAAACATAAGGAAGAGGATCGACCATTATCTTTTGATGGCGGGCTAATTGCTTTCTTGTTTGTTGTCATGCTAATGATCAGCGGATTTTCTACCTTACAAAAATTAGGATTTACTGATGTGTTCTCTTTTGTAGGAGGGGGCTATAACACATCGATAACAATTGAAGAAACATTTGCATCAACATCAGATTTAGAAGAGATTCTCTTTCAAATTCCAAACGCAAATATCACTGTTGAAGGAGTCGAAGGAGACGTGATTACTTTAACGGGCGATGTGAAATCGAATCACAATCATGTTGATGATTTAAAGGTGGCTTATGAAGAAGCTTTATCAATTGAACATTCCGAAGAAAAATTTTATTATACGATTTCTCAGACAAGTGTTTCATCATGGTTTTCTAGTTCTAATAATGTTTTTATTGATTTTAAAATTTTTGTACCAAAGTCTGCAAATCTAAATATTGATGTTACAAATGGAAAGGTTAGTGTGGAATCGATACAGCGTGACGTTCAGGTTCATACAACAAATGGAGAGGTAAATGTAAAAGAAGTCGAAGGAAATATAGAAGTACAAAGCACGAATGCGAAGTTAATAATTGCTGATATTGGCGGTCAACTACATGCCGTTACGACGAATGGAAAAATTGAAGTCGATGAAGTATTTGGAGATGTATTTGTTGGTTCTATACTGAATGTTGTGGTCACCCTTATCGGATCAATGTTTCTCTTTGATCTAAAAAAAGACAAAAAAATAGCACCCAATTCTCTCTTTTTGTTAACCTTGAGTTACCACACAAAAAGAAACAAGGAGAGAATTAAGGTGCAACTAGATTTTATCACAAAGTTATTAGGGATTAAAGACAAGCATGTATTCGTATTTGATTCAGGAGAAGAAGAACAGTGCTTTTGGTTTGAACTTCATAGCGAAGTCCGAAAACAAAAGTGCCCAAAATGTAAAGAGAAGACAAAGCGAATCCATGGATATAGAATGCAATCGATTCAAGGAGCTCAGATAGCAGAGAAAAAGGTTTACTTACAATTAAGGAAACGCAGATATCGTTGTATGAACTGTGGCCATGCATTTTTTGAGAAGTTATCTTTTCTAGATAAATACCAACGACATACATCAATGCTTGCTCAAGAAGCGTTATCCTTATGTTCTGAAATGAGTTTTACACACGCAGCTAGAATCTCAGGAATGAGTACGAATCGTTACCTCCGCCTATTTGACAAACGGAAGATAACTGTAAACAAAGTCCTTCCAAGAGCGATTGCGATTGATGAGTTTAAGGGAGATGCAGGTAAAGAAAAGTACCAAACTGTGATCGTTGATGTAGAAAATCGACATATCATTGATATATTACCGGATCGAAAAGTGAAAACGATTGAAAATTACTTTAAAGAATGCGACACCGGTAAGGTAGAGATCGTTGTTATAGACTTATCCAAAGCATTTAAAGAAGCAGTACGTAGACAATTAGGGAGTCCACTAATCATAGCTGATCGGTTTCATTTCATGCGTCACGGGTACTGGGCATTTGATGAAGTGCGACGTGAACTACAGAATGAGTTACAAAAAGACCCTCGTATTAAGCTTAAACGATGTAAAGAACTCTTATGGAAGTCACCTGAAAAGCTTGATGAGAAAGGCAAAGCGAAGGTAGAAAAGCTATTACAAGCACACCCACAGTTAAGACAGGCATATGAAGTGAAAAATGCGCTAGACCAATGGTTTAAACAGAGTACACCAGAGAATGCGAAAGTTGGTTTAGAAGCATGGTATACCTTTGTGGAAGAGTCCGGCATTCCTTCATTTCAAAGGGTAGTAAAAATGTTTAAGAGATGGCAAACAGAGATCCTCCAATCGTTTATGTATCCTTATAACAATGGCTACATTGAAGGTGTGAATAATACAACGAAAGTAACGAAGAGGATGTCATATGGAATTAAAAGCTTTGAGAGATTACGAATGAAGATTTTGTGGAGACAAATGGTTAGATCCCATGCGGTTTACCGCATGGGTAGAGAGAATTGGGAATTTCTGCACCACAACAATTGA
- a CDS encoding glycine betaine ABC transporter substrate-binding protein, with translation MTLKKFGLITGLSLTLIAAGCGADDEGDTTDIDENAGGEDTTEENGEDTAETNVGEELDYTITGIDAGAGIMAAADDMLEVYGLEDWNVSASSDAAMTQALGDAYENEEPIIVTGWTPHWKFAAYDLKYLEDPEGVFGDAEFINTFAREGLEEEHPSAYQVLENFYWTEEDMGEIMMAIEEGQGDAEAAREWVDNNQDTVAEWTEGVDTVDGDSIELVFVAWDSEIASTNMMAAVLEDLGYDVTITPLEANFMFQAVASGEADAMVAAWLPATHAHLVEDYGDDIVDLGENLDGAKVGLVVPAYMDIDSIEDLQ, from the coding sequence TTGACACTTAAAAAGTTTGGTTTAATTACAGGTTTATCACTGACTCTTATCGCAGCCGGCTGTGGCGCAGATGATGAGGGAGACACTACTGACATTGATGAAAATGCTGGTGGAGAAGATACTACAGAAGAAAATGGTGAAGACACTGCAGAAACAAATGTAGGTGAAGAGTTAGACTACACAATCACTGGTATTGACGCTGGTGCTGGAATCATGGCTGCTGCTGATGATATGTTAGAAGTTTATGGTCTTGAAGATTGGAACGTATCTGCAAGCTCTGATGCTGCAATGACTCAAGCACTTGGAGACGCTTATGAAAACGAAGAGCCAATCATCGTAACTGGCTGGACTCCACACTGGAAGTTCGCTGCATATGACTTAAAGTACCTAGAAGATCCTGAAGGAGTATTCGGTGATGCTGAATTTATCAACACATTCGCTCGTGAAGGGTTAGAAGAAGAACACCCATCTGCTTACCAAGTTCTTGAAAACTTCTATTGGACAGAAGAAGACATGGGTGAAATTATGATGGCAATCGAAGAAGGTCAAGGTGACGCTGAAGCTGCTCGCGAATGGGTAGACAATAACCAAGACACTGTTGCTGAGTGGACTGAAGGCGTTGACACTGTTGATGGCGATTCTATTGAACTAGTATTTGTTGCTTGGGATTCTGAAATCGCATCTACAAACATGATGGCAGCTGTTCTTGAAGACTTAGGATATGATGTAACAATTACTCCACTTGAAGCAAACTTCATGTTCCAAGCTGTTGCATCTGGTGAAGCAGACGCAATGGTTGCTGCATGGTTGCCTGCAACACACGCACACTTAGTTGAAGATTATGGTGACGATATTGTAGATTTAGGTGAAAACTTAGATGGTGCAAAAGTTGGTCTAGTTGTTCCGGCGTATATGGATATCGATTCAATTGAAGATTTACAATAA
- a CDS encoding flavin reductase family protein gives MLKSTNETVLHCYPGLVALVTAKHEGVQNIMAAGWHSYISYDPPIYGVAIAEERFTHHLVEGSKGYAINFVPAEYAHYIERSGKLTGKDGDKFREIGAEWIEGDVVSAPILKDAYVAYECEVIDINTYGDHDWIVGNIRKFHQDKSKFNESGLPDFEKLQLPLYLGRSNYLIADTTTTLKKIDMKK, from the coding sequence ATGTTAAAAAGTACAAATGAAACAGTGCTTCATTGTTATCCAGGCCTTGTCGCACTCGTAACAGCAAAACATGAAGGGGTTCAAAACATCATGGCTGCCGGATGGCACTCATACATTTCCTATGATCCACCGATCTATGGAGTCGCAATTGCTGAAGAGCGCTTCACTCACCATTTAGTCGAAGGTAGCAAAGGTTACGCAATTAACTTCGTTCCGGCTGAGTATGCCCATTATATCGAAAGATCTGGGAAACTCACTGGAAAAGATGGGGACAAGTTTCGCGAGATTGGCGCCGAATGGATAGAAGGAGACGTGGTCAGTGCACCAATCCTTAAAGATGCCTATGTCGCTTATGAATGTGAAGTTATCGATATCAATACATATGGTGATCACGATTGGATTGTCGGCAACATTCGAAAGTTCCACCAAGACAAAAGCAAATTTAATGAGAGTGGCTTACCGGATTTCGAAAAACTTCAATTACCGCTATACTTAGGGCGATCAAATTATTTAATTGCTGACACAACAACTACATTAAAAAAAATTGATATGAAAAAATAA
- the proV gene encoding glycine betaine/L-proline ABC transporter ATP-binding protein ProV, which produces MAKIKVENLTKVFGRRPKNALKLLEQNKSKEEILKEAGNTVGVNKASFEVEDGEIFVIMGLSGSGKSTLVRLLNRLIDPTAGSVWVDGEDLASMSDSELREVRRKKMSMVFQKFGLFPFRTILSNVEYGLEVQGVASSERREKALSSLELVGLKGYEEQYPDQLSGGMQQRVGLARALANDPDILLMDEAFSALDPLIRKDMQDELLDLQETMKKTIIFITHDLDEALRIGDRITIMKDGAIVQIGTPEEILTNPANEYVEKFVEDVDRSKVFTAENIMVRPETVNVEKDGPRVAMQRMRDGGISSIYVVKRNRELMGIVHADDVSKAVKENETDITPLVNTDVPSVKMDTPMAELFETASTSSVPIAVIDDNKKLHGIIIRSTVLSALSGNEVNGNA; this is translated from the coding sequence TTGGCTAAAATTAAAGTCGAGAATTTAACGAAAGTATTCGGTAGACGTCCGAAAAATGCTCTGAAACTATTAGAGCAAAACAAATCAAAGGAAGAAATCCTAAAAGAAGCTGGTAATACAGTTGGAGTTAATAAAGCATCCTTTGAAGTCGAAGATGGTGAAATCTTCGTTATTATGGGACTTTCCGGAAGTGGTAAATCAACACTCGTCCGATTGTTAAATCGTCTCATTGATCCAACCGCAGGGAGTGTATGGGTAGATGGAGAGGACTTAGCAAGTATGAGTGACAGCGAGCTAAGAGAAGTTCGCCGTAAAAAAATGAGTATGGTCTTCCAAAAGTTCGGTTTATTTCCATTCCGTACAATTTTAAGTAATGTTGAATACGGCTTGGAAGTTCAAGGTGTTGCTAGTAGTGAAAGACGCGAAAAAGCTTTATCTTCGCTAGAACTTGTTGGTCTTAAAGGATATGAAGAACAGTATCCGGATCAATTATCAGGTGGAATGCAACAGCGTGTTGGTCTAGCAAGAGCACTGGCAAATGATCCTGACATCTTATTAATGGATGAGGCATTCTCTGCTTTAGACCCATTGATTCGTAAAGATATGCAAGATGAATTATTAGACCTTCAAGAAACAATGAAAAAAACAATCATCTTCATTACACATGACTTAGACGAAGCACTTCGTATTGGAGATCGCATTACAATTATGAAAGACGGTGCCATTGTTCAAATCGGTACACCAGAAGAAATTTTGACGAACCCTGCGAACGAATATGTCGAGAAGTTCGTTGAAGATGTGGACCGCTCTAAAGTATTTACGGCTGAAAATATTATGGTTCGTCCAGAAACAGTCAATGTTGAAAAAGACGGCCCTCGTGTAGCGATGCAACGTATGAGAGATGGAGGTATCTCGAGTATTTATGTCGTTAAAAGAAATCGTGAACTGATGGGGATTGTGCACGCAGATGATGTTTCAAAAGCTGTAAAAGAAAACGAAACAGACATCACTCCATTAGTGAATACAGATGTACCATCAGTGAAGATGGATACACCGATGGCTGAGTTGTTTGAAACAGCATCAACTTCTTCTGTACCAATTGCCGTCATTGATGACAACAAGAAATTACATGGAATTATTATTCGAAGCACAGTTCTTTCTGCGCTATCGGGAAATGAGGTGAACGGCAATGCTTGA
- a CDS encoding DUF4097 family beta strand repeat-containing protein, with amino-acid sequence MGISAPQQLTESLFVRGTNGAIDITSSYVGGEWEVRTTNGRIRVNLPRQIDAVIDAETNNGKVSGNIPWVREYEGRIIKENSQGSSTLGDGVHYIKLRGSNGSIQVNHK; translated from the coding sequence TTGGGAATTTCTGCACCACAACAATTGACAGAGAGCCTATTTGTTCGAGGAACAAATGGTGCGATTGACATAACTAGTAGCTATGTTGGCGGGGAGTGGGAAGTCAGGACAACCAACGGAAGGATTAGAGTCAATCTTCCAAGACAAATAGATGCTGTGATTGATGCTGAAACGAACAATGGTAAGGTGAGTGGGAATATCCCTTGGGTAAGGGAGTATGAAGGGCGTATCATTAAAGAGAATTCACAAGGCAGTTCTACACTTGGTGATGGGGTACATTACATTAAACTGAGAGGGAGTAACGGATCGATTCAAGTTAACCACAAGTAA
- a CDS encoding GerMN domain-containing protein: MKKMKWLLLSLSFVLVLAACGQGDDIEEQDPADETTGSPTDEEVESGTEDDENSEVDTAESSEATEEEEDATEEDVAMIDNLSLYFADDQLMATYRLETDYSVTDNEAGAKEAMDLWVAGPNADSLIGLLPDSVQVQSVTFEGDTAYISFSNDILGANLGSSGELMLTEQIAMVMEQFGFNQTMILVDEETPETFLGHMDASEPIEANSPEEYELHE; encoded by the coding sequence ATGAAAAAAATGAAATGGTTATTGTTAAGTTTAAGCTTTGTTCTCGTACTAGCTGCTTGTGGTCAAGGTGACGATATAGAAGAGCAAGACCCAGCAGATGAAACAACCGGTTCACCAACAGATGAAGAAGTCGAAAGCGGCACAGAAGACGATGAGAACAGTGAAGTTGATACAGCAGAGTCAAGTGAAGCGACAGAAGAAGAGGAAGATGCAACCGAAGAAGACGTTGCAATGATTGATAACCTCTCACTATATTTCGCTGACGATCAATTAATGGCGACTTATAGATTAGAAACCGATTATTCTGTTACAGACAATGAAGCTGGAGCGAAAGAAGCGATGGACCTTTGGGTTGCAGGGCCAAATGCAGATAGCTTAATCGGCCTTTTACCTGACAGTGTACAAGTTCAATCTGTTACGTTTGAAGGAGATACTGCATACATTTCATTCAGTAACGACATCCTTGGTGCTAACTTAGGATCTTCAGGAGAGCTAATGTTAACTGAGCAAATCGCGATGGTAATGGAGCAATTTGGGTTTAACCAAACAATGATTTTAGTAGATGAAGAAACACCTGAGACATTCTTAGGTCATATGGATGCATCAGAACCAATTGAAGCAAATTCTCCAGAAGAATACGAGCTTCATGAATAA
- a CDS encoding ABC transporter permease: protein MLDWWYENIYAWFDGLLDFLPRLEFGSWIESFVDWLRNADFIFQNIRSLIEFISVNVFTNFFALIPPIIFILVLTGVAYKLTKNQGSYGLPILVFFGLLLIESIGYWDDLILTLSLVITATLISVIFGIPVGIWMAKNNIVQRIVTPILDFMQTMPAFVYLIPAVAFFSIGIVPGVVASVIFAMPPVVRLTNLGIRQVSTEIIEASDAFGSTGAQKLFKVQLPMAKTTIMAGVNQTIMLALSMVVIAAMIGTDGIGRQVYYAVGRNDIAMGFEAGICLVILAIILDRLTQAINTQR from the coding sequence ATGCTTGATTGGTGGTATGAAAATATTTATGCATGGTTTGATGGCTTACTAGATTTCTTACCTAGATTAGAGTTTGGTAGTTGGATTGAAAGTTTCGTAGATTGGTTGAGAAACGCTGATTTTATTTTTCAAAATATCCGTTCATTGATTGAATTCATATCTGTGAACGTATTTACTAATTTCTTTGCGCTTATCCCTCCAATTATTTTTATTTTAGTGTTAACTGGAGTTGCGTATAAGCTCACAAAAAATCAAGGTTCATATGGGTTACCTATTCTCGTATTTTTCGGGTTACTCCTTATTGAAAGTATTGGTTATTGGGATGATCTCATCTTAACGTTATCCCTCGTTATTACAGCAACATTAATTTCTGTCATCTTCGGTATCCCTGTTGGTATCTGGATGGCAAAGAATAATATCGTCCAAAGAATTGTTACACCAATATTAGACTTTATGCAGACAATGCCAGCATTTGTGTACTTAATTCCGGCAGTTGCATTTTTCAGTATTGGTATCGTTCCAGGGGTAGTTGCTTCTGTTATTTTCGCAATGCCTCCTGTTGTAAGGTTAACGAACTTAGGTATTCGTCAAGTTTCAACTGAAATTATTGAAGCATCTGATGCGTTCGGATCAACTGGCGCACAAAAACTATTTAAAGTACAGTTGCCAATGGCAAAAACAACAATCATGGCTGGTGTGAACCAAACAATTATGCTTGCTCTATCGATGGTTGTTATCGCAGCGATGATCGGAACAGACGGAATTGGCCGTCAAGTATATTATGCCGTTGGGCGTAACGATATCGCGATGGGATTTGAGGCGGGAATTTGTCTTGTTATTTTAGCGATTATTCTTGACCGCTTAACACAAGCAATAAACACTCAACGATAA